One region of Armatimonadota bacterium genomic DNA includes:
- a CDS encoding endonuclease MutS2 produces the protein MHALDTLEFDVILEQLANHCDTPVGRERAGGLLPSFDDDEVWRLIGLTEEALELLDVQPISFSGIGDVAQAAQHAAKGGGIDGASLWRIGESLKVMRAVRGTLHSRRDEAEKLWAIGEHLPSLPELESRLLTSLDGDGSVRDEASAELQSARGRIGSLQSRIQDGMQKFVSGKFRTLLSDPLFTQRSGRYVLPVKAENKGKIKGIVHDVSASGQTVYVEPEQIVALGNELREAEAAERAEVARVLSELSEMVGDCAEDVILGLELSAELDLIFAKARYGAGSGGVIPKREKGTYLRLELARHPLLDRKTVVPLTIDFGREHDAVLITGPNTGGKTVAIKAIGLSVAMAQSGLMPTAEAVRLGTFTQIWADIGDEQSMQQSLSTFSAHIKNIAAAIKHLVPGALVLLDELGAGTDPAEGAALGRAILLKLQQGGACVIASTHYGELKLFAENTDRFMNASMEFDQKSLRPTYRLMAGVPGSSHAMTIAERYGVPSDVIAEAMSGVSEEELDVAKMIERLEVAERRARGAQSESDRLSAELRELKRHVEARESKAQQAITNARAEAAEEMQDALAEMREETSAVLDTLKASGSQRELDEAREKLKRIQAEGASAVEEFQPEPETREPLEVSPGMSVRAVNLNQTGVVVGKPRGGSVQVQIGSMKITIKLNDLEEVVERPKARRSSTGMRAEKSLSVSREIHLRRKRAEDAREDLERFIDDAVLAGLSSVRIVHGKGGGALRKLTDELLRRHSAIKSHRLADVSDGGDGVTVAQLK, from the coding sequence ATGCACGCGCTGGACACACTCGAGTTCGACGTGATCCTCGAACAGCTGGCGAATCACTGCGATACGCCGGTTGGTCGCGAGCGTGCGGGCGGGTTGCTTCCGTCGTTCGACGATGACGAGGTCTGGCGTCTGATCGGCCTGACGGAAGAGGCGCTGGAGCTGCTTGATGTGCAGCCGATTTCGTTCTCTGGGATCGGCGATGTGGCGCAGGCGGCTCAGCACGCTGCAAAGGGCGGCGGAATCGACGGAGCCTCGCTGTGGCGCATCGGCGAGTCCCTCAAGGTCATGCGCGCGGTCAGAGGCACGCTACATTCGAGGCGCGATGAAGCGGAGAAGTTGTGGGCCATAGGAGAGCATCTCCCCAGCCTTCCGGAGCTGGAGTCCAGGCTACTGACTAGCCTCGACGGGGATGGAAGCGTCAGGGACGAGGCCAGCGCCGAACTCCAGTCAGCGCGAGGGCGGATCGGAAGCCTGCAATCTCGGATCCAAGACGGAATGCAGAAGTTTGTGTCCGGCAAGTTCAGAACTCTGCTCAGCGACCCGCTGTTCACGCAGCGCTCGGGCCGGTACGTGCTGCCGGTGAAAGCAGAGAACAAAGGCAAGATCAAGGGCATCGTGCACGACGTGAGCGCCAGCGGGCAGACCGTGTACGTCGAGCCGGAACAGATCGTCGCGCTCGGCAACGAACTGCGCGAAGCGGAAGCCGCAGAGAGGGCAGAGGTCGCGCGGGTTCTGTCGGAGCTCTCTGAGATGGTAGGCGACTGCGCGGAAGACGTCATCCTCGGCTTGGAACTCTCGGCGGAGCTTGACTTGATCTTCGCCAAGGCGCGCTACGGCGCGGGTTCGGGAGGTGTGATTCCGAAGCGCGAGAAGGGCACGTACCTCCGGCTAGAGCTTGCGCGCCACCCGTTGCTCGACCGGAAGACGGTCGTGCCGCTGACGATAGATTTTGGTCGCGAGCACGACGCGGTGCTGATCACCGGGCCGAACACCGGCGGCAAGACCGTCGCAATCAAGGCCATAGGGCTGAGCGTAGCCATGGCTCAGAGCGGGCTGATGCCGACGGCAGAGGCGGTGCGGCTAGGAACTTTCACACAGATTTGGGCCGACATCGGCGACGAGCAGTCTATGCAGCAGTCGCTGTCGACGTTCAGCGCGCACATCAAGAACATTGCAGCGGCAATAAAGCACTTGGTACCGGGCGCGCTGGTGCTGCTCGACGAACTCGGCGCTGGTACCGATCCCGCAGAAGGAGCTGCTCTGGGCCGCGCGATCCTGCTGAAGCTCCAGCAGGGCGGCGCTTGCGTCATCGCCAGCACGCACTACGGCGAACTAAAGCTATTTGCCGAAAACACGGATCGCTTCATGAATGCGTCCATGGAGTTCGATCAGAAGTCGCTGAGGCCGACCTACAGACTGATGGCAGGAGTGCCCGGATCGAGCCACGCGATGACGATCGCAGAGCGATACGGCGTGCCAAGCGACGTAATCGCGGAGGCGATGTCGGGAGTCAGCGAAGAGGAGCTGGACGTGGCCAAAATGATCGAGAGGCTGGAGGTCGCAGAGAGGCGGGCGCGAGGTGCGCAGAGCGAGTCCGACCGTCTGTCGGCAGAGCTTCGAGAGCTCAAACGCCATGTGGAGGCGCGGGAGAGCAAAGCTCAGCAAGCGATAACCAACGCACGAGCAGAGGCGGCCGAAGAGATGCAAGACGCGCTTGCTGAAATGCGCGAGGAGACGAGCGCCGTGCTCGATACGTTGAAAGCCAGCGGTTCACAGCGCGAGCTCGACGAGGCGAGAGAGAAGTTGAAGCGCATTCAAGCTGAGGGCGCTTCAGCGGTCGAAGAGTTCCAACCCGAGCCTGAGACTCGCGAGCCGCTCGAAGTTTCGCCAGGGATGTCGGTTCGCGCTGTGAATCTGAACCAGACGGGAGTCGTTGTTGGCAAACCTCGGGGCGGCTCGGTGCAAGTCCAGATCGGATCGATGAAGATAACGATTAAGCTGAATGATCTGGAGGAGGTCGTCGAGCGCCCCAAGGCGCGCCGCTCGTCCACCGGGATGCGCGCGGAAAAGAGCTTGTCGGTCAGCAGGGAGATTCATTTGAGGCGAAAACGGGCCGAGGACGCCAGGGAAGATCTGGAGAGGTTCATCGACGACGCCGTACTCGCCGGATTGTCCAGTGTGCGCATCGTACATGGAAAAGGCGGTGGCGCACTGCGTAAACTGACGGATGAGTTGCTGCGCCGCCACTCAGCCATCAAATCGCACAGGCTCGCAGATGTCTCTGATGGAGGCGACGGAGTGACCGTAGCACAGCTGAAGTGA
- the cdd gene encoding cytidine deaminase yields MKALITAARKARANAYAPYSVYSVGAAVQSSSGAVYAGCNVENGVYGLTICAERSALCQMVAAGEQTVVAVCIVTEDGATPCGACRQFIAEFADRELGVKVVCCDESGNLKTYTLAELLPNAFEFSGPRDVDEK; encoded by the coding sequence ATGAAAGCATTGATTACAGCCGCACGAAAGGCCCGGGCGAACGCTTACGCCCCGTATAGCGTCTATTCCGTAGGCGCTGCGGTACAGTCCTCCTCTGGGGCGGTGTACGCAGGGTGCAACGTCGAAAACGGCGTATACGGCCTGACGATCTGCGCAGAGCGCAGTGCGCTGTGCCAGATGGTCGCAGCTGGGGAGCAGACGGTGGTCGCGGTCTGTATCGTCACGGAGGACGGCGCGACTCCGTGTGGAGCGTGTCGGCAGTTCATCGCTGAGTTTGCGGATAGGGAGCTTGGGGTCAAGGTAGTTTGTTGCGACGAGAGCGGCAACTTGAAAACGTATACGTTGGCCGAACTGCTTCCAAACGCATTTGAGTTCTCAGGTCCCAGGGACGTCGACGAAAAGTAA
- a CDS encoding adenylate/guanylate cyclase domain-containing protein, with product MELQEDKSPNLASVGLMSDDSIQEVILLAKRLRETAGGELDDSAVLAIAEATGAPADYVRLAIHALPVEKNMTPWERVRTSFLAFNNNVRRFMMSGVLASLSGLASGLGRAFDDASSLLGTLTLLFTVGAIYNCAIAKDAKAGALSGAIYGSVAFLMTTLFIFLANLAPGVAATGPEPFLILLAAAGGAAAGAAVQGIYGSQRRRLGIKDQADQRQELLQQLLELQDELRSDERFVTFLSVDIVGSTRIKAVSDELAVEFTFTEYHKFVESVVCNNNGRIHSTAGDGVTAVFESPTNAYSAGRQLLAGLFEFNAFRNRIGSPVELRGGLHTGSVLTPGEDITSVNFAHVIDIAAHMQKVSPVGCLTVSEATATYLPGGLDAIGSERVETMDVAGAVWRPRNTVTVGTQATS from the coding sequence GTGGAACTTCAGGAGGACAAGAGTCCGAATCTGGCCAGCGTCGGCCTGATGAGCGACGACTCTATACAGGAGGTAATTCTCCTTGCCAAGCGCCTTCGCGAGACCGCCGGAGGTGAGCTTGACGATTCCGCAGTTTTGGCTATTGCGGAAGCCACCGGTGCGCCGGCGGACTACGTCCGGCTCGCCATCCACGCGCTGCCGGTCGAGAAGAACATGACGCCTTGGGAGCGCGTTCGCACGTCGTTCCTCGCCTTCAACAACAATGTGCGCCGGTTCATGATGTCTGGAGTACTGGCGTCGCTGTCGGGACTGGCGTCTGGGCTTGGCCGTGCGTTCGACGACGCCTCAAGCCTACTGGGCACGTTGACATTGCTTTTCACCGTAGGCGCAATCTATAACTGCGCGATAGCGAAGGACGCCAAGGCGGGCGCTCTTTCCGGAGCGATCTACGGATCCGTCGCGTTCCTCATGACGACGCTGTTCATCTTCTTGGCTAACCTTGCGCCGGGTGTCGCGGCCACGGGCCCGGAGCCCTTTCTGATTCTCCTTGCTGCCGCCGGTGGCGCCGCAGCCGGTGCCGCAGTTCAAGGCATATATGGGAGTCAGCGGAGGAGACTGGGAATCAAGGATCAGGCTGACCAGAGACAGGAGCTGCTGCAACAACTGCTCGAGCTACAAGACGAGTTGCGTTCGGACGAGAGATTCGTGACGTTCTTGAGCGTCGATATCGTCGGTTCGACCCGGATCAAGGCCGTCTCGGACGAACTTGCCGTTGAATTTACGTTCACGGAGTATCACAAGTTTGTCGAGTCGGTGGTTTGCAACAATAATGGGCGTATCCACTCGACCGCTGGCGATGGGGTCACCGCAGTGTTCGAGTCGCCGACGAACGCGTACAGCGCCGGTCGCCAACTGCTGGCCGGGCTGTTCGAGTTCAACGCATTTCGCAATAGAATCGGTTCGCCGGTCGAATTGCGCGGAGGTCTTCACACGGGCAGCGTCCTGACGCCAGGAGAAGATATCACGAGCGTCAATTTCGCGCACGTGATCGACATTGCTGCTCACATGCAGAAGGTCAGCCCCGTCGGCTGCCTGACGGTCAGCGAGGCCACCGCCACGTACCTACCTGGAGGTCTTGATGCCATCGGCAGCGAGCGCGTCGAGACCATGGACGTGGCAGGCGCCGTCTGGAGGCCCAGGAACACCGTTACCGTCGGAACTCAGGCGACTTCATAG
- a CDS encoding NTP transferase domain-containing protein has product MKGVVLAAGKGTRLFPVTRAVAKPLLPIANRMTIQYAFDQFGRCGISDVCVVVGESEEQMRDALGDGSRFGVDLTYVRQTTPKGLAHAVGFAREFVGDDDFMLYLGDAVYGESLAPFAAQFQEQGAANLNLVKAVDDPKRFGVATVEDGRIVKLVEKPAEPESNLAMAGMYIFGPQIWPCIDRLEPSARGEYEITDAIQLLVESGALVIPGVYDGEWFDTGTLDSFLETSRFLTDGGVLVGDGATVSAQMAAGVVIGSGATVVANRIENSVILPDADVHVTGDIRGCLLGGRINADQLENTIRYGEMLE; this is encoded by the coding sequence ATGAAAGGCGTTGTTCTCGCCGCTGGCAAAGGCACCCGTCTGTTTCCAGTGACGCGGGCTGTCGCAAAGCCGCTGCTGCCGATCGCGAACCGCATGACGATCCAGTACGCGTTCGATCAGTTTGGCCGGTGCGGCATCAGCGACGTGTGCGTCGTTGTTGGCGAGTCTGAGGAGCAGATGCGCGATGCGCTCGGGGACGGATCGCGTTTCGGCGTCGATCTGACTTACGTCCGGCAGACGACTCCAAAGGGGTTGGCTCACGCCGTCGGCTTCGCACGGGAGTTTGTGGGCGATGACGACTTCATGCTGTACCTCGGTGACGCGGTGTACGGTGAGTCGCTAGCTCCATTTGCAGCTCAGTTCCAAGAGCAGGGGGCGGCGAATCTAAACCTGGTCAAAGCGGTCGATGACCCGAAACGGTTCGGCGTGGCCACGGTCGAGGACGGACGCATCGTGAAGCTGGTCGAAAAGCCCGCAGAGCCGGAGAGCAACCTGGCCATGGCTGGAATGTACATCTTCGGGCCTCAGATATGGCCGTGCATCGATCGACTCGAGCCGAGCGCGCGCGGCGAGTACGAGATCACCGATGCGATCCAACTGCTCGTCGAGAGCGGCGCTCTCGTGATCCCTGGAGTGTACGACGGCGAGTGGTTCGATACCGGAACGCTCGATTCGTTTCTTGAGACAAGCAGGTTCTTGACCGATGGAGGTGTGCTGGTCGGTGACGGGGCGACTGTTTCGGCGCAAATGGCCGCCGGCGTTGTGATCGGAAGCGGCGCCACGGTCGTTGCGAACCGCATCGAGAACTCCGTGATCCTGCCGGATGCCGACGTGCACGTGACAGGCGATATCCGCGGATGTCTGCTAGGCGGCAGGATCAACGCCGATCAATTGGAAAACACGATTCGGTACGGAGAGATGCTCGAATAA
- the argF gene encoding ornithine carbamoyltransferase, with the protein MAETTENYDLLAIDDLDRGAAERILELATRLKIQRIEAPSVIVPVEGRTVALVFEKPSLRTRVAFEIAVRELGGEAVFLSKSEIGMGSRESIRDVACNLSRWCRAIVARLYWHKDLLQMAADASVPVINALTEMEHPCQAFADLMTVREVFGEERVKITYVGDGNNVARSLAKLAVMLDYPFTICGPENFRLEDMKGVEQTTDLVEGLAGAHVVYTDVWISMGDEHEQEHRLKIFEQYQVNAAAMAMADGDAIFLHCLPARRGYEVTDDVMDSEQSRVYDQAENRLHVQKAILSKILV; encoded by the coding sequence ATGGCTGAAACTACGGAGAACTACGACCTTTTGGCGATCGACGACCTCGACAGAGGCGCGGCGGAGCGGATTCTAGAGCTGGCGACCAGGCTCAAGATTCAACGGATTGAGGCGCCCAGCGTCATCGTTCCAGTTGAGGGCCGCACCGTCGCCCTTGTCTTTGAAAAGCCGTCGCTGAGAACTCGCGTCGCCTTCGAGATCGCAGTTCGAGAGCTCGGTGGCGAAGCGGTATTCCTCAGCAAGAGCGAAATCGGAATGGGGTCTCGCGAATCGATCCGCGACGTCGCTTGCAACCTCAGTCGTTGGTGCCGTGCAATAGTCGCTCGTCTTTACTGGCACAAGGATCTTCTTCAGATGGCGGCGGATGCGTCAGTGCCCGTCATCAACGCCCTTACCGAGATGGAGCACCCCTGCCAGGCGTTCGCCGATTTGATGACGGTTCGCGAGGTGTTCGGCGAGGAGCGCGTGAAGATAACTTACGTCGGCGACGGCAACAACGTCGCGCGAAGTCTGGCAAAGCTCGCGGTCATGCTCGACTACCCGTTCACGATCTGTGGTCCCGAGAACTTCCGTCTAGAGGACATGAAAGGAGTTGAGCAGACGACGGACCTCGTCGAGGGCCTCGCCGGGGCGCACGTCGTGTATACGGACGTGTGGATCAGCATGGGTGACGAGCACGAGCAAGAGCACCGGCTCAAGATCTTCGAGCAGTACCAAGTGAATGCAGCAGCGATGGCGATGGCTGACGGCGACGCGATCTTCTTGCACTGCCTGCCAGCGCGCCGCGGGTACGAGGTGACCGACGACGTCATGGACTCGGAGCAGAGCAGGGTGTACGACCAAGCTGAGAATCGGCTCCATGTTCAGAAAGCGATATTGAGCAAGATTCTCGTTTGA
- a CDS encoding PEP-CTERM sorting domain-containing protein, producing the protein MKKSLYLIVTIGVLVASSVTAFGQVFVFDNFNYNGALTDNGWTAHSGAGNKVIMANGSFATLEQSGGSGEDVNMSFAPQGATARTFAGFDVNVATADLSILDGNGNYFAHFKDSGFAFRGRTGVVQPPAGRGWGLAINANSSALGSGATWVSDLMFDTWYRVVISWDAGTGEAELWLNPTVESDPSITHTAASTGDLIEAFALRQSNDYTGFQGIDGVVAGGSFRDVVNPVPEPATLLVLGVGAVLALRKRRKRS; encoded by the coding sequence ATGAAGAAATCACTGTATCTTATCGTGACCATCGGTGTGTTGGTTGCCTCGTCGGTCACCGCCTTTGGGCAGGTGTTCGTATTTGACAATTTCAACTACAACGGCGCGCTGACCGACAACGGCTGGACCGCCCACAGCGGCGCCGGCAACAAAGTAATCATGGCCAACGGCTCCTTTGCCACGCTCGAGCAGAGCGGTGGCTCGGGAGAGGACGTCAATATGTCGTTCGCCCCGCAGGGCGCTACGGCCAGGACCTTCGCCGGATTCGACGTGAACGTCGCGACCGCAGACCTTTCCATCCTCGACGGCAACGGAAACTACTTCGCCCACTTCAAGGACAGCGGGTTTGCCTTCCGAGGCCGCACTGGCGTCGTTCAGCCTCCGGCTGGTCGGGGCTGGGGCCTGGCCATCAACGCAAACAGCAGCGCTCTGGGCTCCGGAGCTACCTGGGTAAGCGATCTGATGTTCGACACGTGGTACCGCGTGGTGATCTCGTGGGATGCCGGTACGGGCGAGGCCGAACTGTGGCTGAATCCAACCGTCGAGTCCGATCCCAGCATCACGCATACTGCCGCCTCTACGGGCGATCTAATCGAGGCGTTCGCGCTGCGGCAGAGCAACGACTACACCGGCTTTCAGGGGATCGACGGCGTTGTTGCCGGCGGATCGTTCCGCGACGTGGTAAATCCAGTTCCTGAGCCGGCGACGCTGCTCGTCCTAGGTGTTGGAGCAGTGCTCGCACTGCGAAAGCGACGAAAGCGGAGTTAG
- a CDS encoding ABC transporter permease subunit encodes MKHLFAGNPMMAEVLREKNKALAPESWRGGQLAARILLGVFYLLGLALVLNNIQYIEPVILLYVLMGVQTLLIPAVLHATIAGEREKRSLDMLLVAPVTASQIVIGKFSRALVPVVALSLAIGLPTLAVELARSADGAERYDLNRPGMLGFMIASLFCLLFAMAIGGLTMWISSKTRTASAAMMSTIGALFLLLIVVPAIAATMSYGAGDFADFVIEMNPFISLYSAYMGPSEQGAFSVSSGEYTLLAMILYAVCTVVTLWLATNNVHKLARTGGSQ; translated from the coding sequence ATGAAGCACTTGTTCGCGGGCAACCCGATGATGGCGGAAGTCCTTCGCGAGAAGAACAAGGCGCTGGCGCCTGAAAGCTGGCGGGGAGGTCAGCTAGCGGCAAGGATTCTGCTTGGAGTCTTCTACCTCCTCGGTCTGGCTCTCGTGCTCAATAACATCCAGTACATCGAACCGGTCATCTTGCTGTACGTGCTGATGGGGGTGCAGACGCTCTTGATCCCCGCGGTGCTGCACGCCACGATAGCGGGCGAGCGCGAGAAGCGGAGCCTGGACATGCTGCTCGTTGCTCCTGTAACCGCGAGCCAGATCGTCATCGGTAAGTTCAGCCGCGCTTTGGTGCCCGTCGTCGCTTTATCGTTGGCCATCGGGTTGCCAACCTTGGCGGTGGAGCTCGCCAGGAGCGCCGATGGAGCGGAGCGTTACGATCTCAATCGTCCTGGCATGCTCGGTTTCATGATCGCGTCCCTGTTCTGTCTGCTTTTCGCCATGGCGATAGGTGGACTGACGATGTGGATTTCGTCCAAGACGCGCACCGCTTCAGCGGCGATGATGTCGACCATCGGAGCGCTGTTTCTTCTGTTAATCGTAGTGCCGGCTATTGCAGCAACTATGAGCTACGGTGCTGGCGACTTCGCTGATTTCGTCATAGAGATGAATCCGTTCATAAGTCTCTATTCGGCGTACATGGGCCCCTCGGAGCAGGGGGCCTTCTCGGTCTCCTCTGGCGAGTACACGCTTCTTGCCATGATCCTGTACGCCGTGTGCACAGTGGTGACGCTATGGCTGGCGACGAACAACGTGCACAAACTCGCGCGCACCGGAGGGTCTCAATGA